One segment of Stappia sp. 28M-7 DNA contains the following:
- a CDS encoding MFS transporter yields MPFFTFLRDNLRWLAAGLLLTFFSSFGQTYFISLVAGDLRAEFGLSHGAFGGLYMAATLCSALSLTFVGKVVDNFPLALVAGGVVAGLALFTAGMASVSSVAMLFVVLYGLRLFGQGMMTHVAMTAMGRWYDAQRGRAVSIASLGIQCGEASLPLVFVTLAGLLGWRGTWWLGVAVLVLVALPALLLLLKVERVPRGTIHTDERPVAQRQWTRAEVLRDPAYWIISAGTLAPPFIGTTIFFHQVYLVELRGWSMELFASAFMAMSAMTISCALLAGYLVDKVTALRLLPTFLLPLGLACVLLGTVTHPFAAFGFMALLGISYGFSSTLFGALWPEIYGARHLGSIRSVTVAMMVFASALGPGLTGYLIDAGVPYSLQVYAMALYCLLAALALTLVSRHVRQRPAEGGVAGEPASG; encoded by the coding sequence CTTCCTGCGCGACAATCTCCGCTGGCTTGCGGCCGGACTGCTGCTGACCTTCTTCTCCAGTTTCGGGCAGACCTATTTCATCTCGCTGGTGGCGGGAGACCTGAGGGCCGAGTTCGGGCTGAGCCACGGCGCGTTCGGCGGGCTCTACATGGCCGCGACCCTGTGCTCGGCGCTGTCGCTGACCTTCGTCGGCAAGGTGGTCGACAATTTCCCGCTGGCGCTGGTTGCCGGCGGCGTGGTGGCGGGGCTCGCGCTGTTCACCGCCGGGATGGCCAGCGTCTCCTCGGTCGCCATGCTGTTCGTGGTGCTCTACGGCTTGCGGCTGTTCGGCCAGGGCATGATGACCCATGTGGCGATGACCGCGATGGGCCGCTGGTACGATGCGCAGCGCGGCCGCGCGGTCTCCATCGCCTCGCTCGGGATCCAGTGCGGCGAGGCGAGCCTGCCGCTGGTCTTCGTCACGCTGGCCGGCCTGCTGGGCTGGCGCGGCACATGGTGGCTGGGCGTTGCCGTGCTGGTGCTGGTGGCGCTGCCGGCGCTGCTCCTGCTGCTGAAGGTCGAGCGGGTGCCGCGCGGCACCATCCACACGGACGAGCGCCCGGTGGCGCAGCGGCAATGGACCCGCGCGGAGGTGCTGCGCGATCCGGCCTACTGGATCATTTCCGCCGGCACGCTGGCGCCGCCCTTCATCGGGACGACGATCTTCTTCCATCAGGTCTATCTGGTGGAGCTGCGCGGCTGGTCGATGGAACTGTTCGCCTCGGCCTTCATGGCCATGTCGGCGATGACCATCAGCTGCGCGCTGCTGGCCGGCTATCTGGTGGACAAGGTGACAGCCTTGCGGCTGCTGCCGACCTTCCTGTTGCCGCTGGGGCTCGCCTGCGTGCTGCTGGGGACGGTGACTCACCCCTTCGCCGCGTTCGGTTTCATGGCGCTGCTCGGCATCAGCTACGGGTTCAGCTCTACCCTGTTCGGCGCCCTGTGGCCGGAGATCTATGGCGCGCGGCACCTCGGCTCGATCCGCTCCGTGACGGTGGCGATGATGGTCTTTGCCTCGGCGCTGGGGCCGGGCCTCACCGGCTATCTGATCGATGCCGGCGTGCCGTATTCGTTGCAGGTCTATGCCATGGCGCTCTACTGCCTGCTGGCGGCGCTGGCCCTCACGCTGGTGTCGCGCCATGTGCGGCAGCGCCCGGCGGAGGGCGGCGTTGCGGGGGAACCTGCTTCCGGCTAA